A section of the Phaseolus vulgaris cultivar G19833 chromosome 8, P. vulgaris v2.0, whole genome shotgun sequence genome encodes:
- the LOC137824793 gene encoding uncharacterized protein, with protein MLRCPCIKCSCKVFKYVDQVGWDLYQEGFMPNYYWWTNHGEELPQSPPVDVASSCYGTCEQREELGRFHQMIMDHVGPSNAHCMQPESVIGSEYMEENPDLETRNFFNMLAAAQAPLWEGCENHSELSASLEALSLKSDYNMSEGCFNRMVQLMGETMPKDHRMVNNFFQAKKSVEKLGLGCTKIDCCPKGCMLYYREHCHKSITNCFICGMERYKTVTRRGIEKKIAIKKMWYFPIIPRLRRLYSSMATAPHMRWHSENQRDPSILSHPSDGEAWKHFDRMHPDFSQDPRNVRLGLCADGFNPFGQYGKSYSCWPVILTPYNLPPSMCMKREFMFLTILVPGPSNPKHKIDVFLQPLIDDLCTLWAEGILTYDVSLRQNFMMKAALMWTINDFPAYGMLSGWMTSGRLSCPICMERTKAFYLSHSHKISFFDCHRQFLSPDHQFRKNKKAFKKKFVETDPPPPRLSSLDIWNRVAHLPVCTELQEQPNIPEYGIKHNWKKQSIFWRLPYWKTQLLRHNIDVMHTERNVFMNVFDTVMDIKGKTKDTNKARLDVAQICNRKELELKDIGGGKLIKPKAAYTFTKSQRVFICKWVKELKLPDGYASNLGRCVDLNQGKLHGMKSHDCHVFMQRLLPIAFDALPKSIWKVLIELSLFFRELSSTTLNVEHLRVMEENIPVLLCKLEQIFPPSFFDSMEHLPIHLPYEAKVGGPVQYRWMYPFESIYVEYLREISPTASEAQIGQYISSYFATWFKQYVLNPENNIEDPLLVNLAWGPKRKVQSWSIYVINGYKFHTVLWSEGMNSTNYGVYVRGTNGQSESDFYGILSNIIQLEYTGFPIMNVVLFQCEWFDNTPNIGTKVDKNYGIVQVKESRRYNKAYDPFIFAQQAEQVYYTKYPEGHQGWLGVIKTKARIRIIDNTVSEVEHDTPYQDDELLQLEVVLHVDPEFIHDSLADVDGGGRRSRYTITK; from the exons ATGTTAAGATGTCCTTGTATTAAATGTAGTTGTAAAGTTTTCAAGTATGTTGATCAAGTTGGGTGGGATCTTTATCAAGAGGGATTCATGCCTAATTATTATTGGTGGACAAATCACGGTGAAGAATTGCCACAATCCCCCCCAGTGGATGTTGCCAGTTCATGTTATGGAACTTGTGAACAAAGAGAAGAATTAGGTCGTTTCCATCAAATGATAATGGATCATGTGGGACCCTCAAATGCACATTGCATGCAACCAGAGAGTGTTATTGGATCTGAGTACATGGAGGAAAATCCTGATCTTGAAACTCGAAATTTTTTTAACATGCTTGCTGCTGCACAAGCACCCTTGTGGGAAGGATGCGAGAATCACTCAGAATTGTCAGCTTCTTTGGAAGCTCTAAGCTTGAAATCTGATTATAATATGTCTGAAGGATGTTTCAATAGAATGGTCCAACTTATGGGGGAGACTATGCCCAAAGATCATCGAatggttaataattttttccaaGCTAAGAAGTCAGTGGAAAAATTGGGTTTGGGTTGTACGAAAATTGATTGTTGTCCAAAAGGATGCATGTTGTATTATAGGGAACATTGTCATAAAAGTATAACTAATTGCTTTATTTGTGGAATGGAGCGATATAAGACAGTCACTAGGAGGggaattgaaaagaaaattgcTATTAAGAAAATGTGGTACTTTCCCATCATTCCTAGACTTAGAAGGTTATACTCTTCAATGGCAACTGCACCTCACATGAGATGGCATAGTGAGAATCAAAGGGACCCGTCTATTTTGTCTCATCCATCTGATGGAGAAGCTTGGAAGCATTTTGATAGAATGCATCCAGATTTTAGTCAAGACCCAAGAAATGTCAGATTAGGTTTATGTGCAGATGGGTTTAATCCTTTTGGTCAATATGGAAAAAGTTATTCTTGTTGGCCAGTTATCCTAACCCCATACAACCTTCCGCCTTCCATGTGCATGAAGAGAGAGTTTATGTTTTTGACAATCTTAGTTCCAGGTCCTtcaaatccaaagcataagaTTGATGTGTTCTTGCAACCACTTATAGATGACTTATGCACCTTGTGGGCTGAAGGGATATTGACTTATGACGTGTCACTAAGGCAAAATTTTATGATGAAAGCTGCTTTGATGTGGACAATTAATGACTTTCCAGCTTACGGCATGTTATCGGGTTGGATGACTTCTGGTAGACTTTCTTGCCCTATATGCATGGAAAGAACAAAGGCTTTTTATCTTAGTCATAGCCACAAGATATCCTTTTTTGACTGTCATCGTCAATTTCTTTCACCTGATCATCAATTTAGGAAGAATAAAAAGGCATTCAAGAAGAAGTTTGTTGAGACTGATCCCCCTCCTCCACGTTTGTCTAGTCTTGACATTTGGAATAGGGTTGCACACTTACCAGTTTGCACTGAATTACAAGAACAACCAAATATTCCTGAATATGGTATTAAACATAATTGGAAGAAACAAAGTATATTTTGGAGGTTGCCATATTGGAAAACTCAACTTTTACGTCACAATATTGATGTTATGCACACAGAGAGAAATGTGTTTATGAATGTGTTTGACACTGTGATGGATATCAAAGGAAAAACTAAGGACACAAACAAGGCTCGATTGGATGTAGCACAGATATGCAATCGAAAAGAGCTAGAGTTGAAAGACATTGGTGGTGGGAAACTTatcaaaccaaaagcagcataTACATTTACGAAATCCCAAAGAGTCTTTATTTGTAAATGGGTTAAAGAACTGAAGCTTCCAGATGGATATGCTTCCAATTTGGGTAGATGTGTTGACCTTAATCAAGGCAAGTTACATGGCATGAAAAGTCATGATTGTCATGTGTTCATGCAACGTTTGCTTCCAATTGCATTTGACGCATTACCAAAATCAATCTGGAAAGTTCTTATTGAACTTAGTCTTTTCTTCAGAGAATTAAGTTCGACAACACTAAATGTTGAACACCTAAGAGTTATGGAAGAAAATATTCCTGTGTTATTGTGTAAATTGGAACAAATATTTCCACCAAGCTTCTTTGATTCCATGGAACATCTTCCAATTCATCTACCTTACGAGGCAAAAGTTGGTGGTCCAGTCCAATATCGTTGGATGTATCCATTTGAGAG TATTTATGTTGAATATTTAAGAGAGATTAGTCCTACTGCTTCAGAAGCTCAAATTGGCCAATACATTTCATCCTATTTTGCTACATGGTTCAAACAATAT GTTCTAAATCcagaaaataatattgaagatcCATTATTGGTTAACTTAGCATGGGGTCCTAAGAGAAAAGTTCAATCATGGTCTATCTATGTTATCAATGGATACAAATTTCACACTGTTCTTTGGAGTGAAGGCATGAATTCCACTAACTATGGTGTTTATGTACGAGGAACCAATGGTCAATCAGAGTCAGATTTTTATGGAATATTGTCTAATATTATTCAATTGGAGTATACTGGCTTTCCAATAATGAATGTAGTTCTCTTCCAGTGTGAATGGTTTGATAATACTCCTAATATAGGAACCAAAGTAGATAAGAACTATGGGATCGTTCAAGTAAAAGAATCACGGAGATAT